Genomic segment of Engystomops pustulosus chromosome 8, aEngPut4.maternal, whole genome shotgun sequence:
tttatacactcttacacgcacacatatagagcatatgcacatcacatacatacatacacacgcagtgccatatacagacgtgcagaatatatacatacagtatttatacagaaaatacagatcagatacatgcatatatacatcgcatatatgttgtatacatattatgctgtacaatgtgcagcataatatgcatataatggtgcacatcctccattccttagTGTCCAGTTTGATGACAGGGCCTCCTgctactgcgggccccatagcggctgctaccactGCAGTTTCGACCCTGTATATATGAACCCATTTAACATGGGAACCAAAGAGATTAGATGGAGGCCATTTCTTGCCAGAGATTTTTATAAACCATGGTGTAACATTAGATTACCAATACTATATCATTACCAGGTCCTGCAACTATATCCTATGGGAAAGAGACACCATATGGGCTGGGATGTGACTGTATTCTCTCTTCCCTCCCCTTTAATCTTAACATAAAGAGGAGGTTCCAATAAGAACCACTGAATATGCATACACAGCTTCAATTTATACATTACATGACGTCTACTCTTGCTGCGGTTTTCTTGTAAAACCATTGACCGATCCTAATCAATACACAGCACACGAGGAGATAAATGTCATTGCTTTTACTATTATTAGTTTTTGTATTGATCAGGAGACCTAAATGATTACCTCTTCCTTTATTGTCTCCTGTTATCATTGTAATCTACATTGCTCcatgtatataatatttattgCATTTACTTTGTCTTTATTCTCCTTTAAGTCAATAGTAactgagcttaaaggggttgaccactttcagtaaataattgatattatttgtataatgaaaagttataaaaaattttcaatatgctttctgtattaattcctcacagtttcctaGAAGTCTGCTTGCTGTCCCGCCATAAgatgcttctatgtttacttgcaCTCGATAAAtgtatctgtccatggtcatgtgatagaacggcttgtgcacctgcatgtccatcacagagagtaatattaAAAGCTTgggcacctgcctgtccatcaccatggacagttttctatccactagaagtaagcatagaagctttctatagaaagacagcaagcagagatctagaaaacagtgaggaattgatacagcaagtatattggaaaattgtataactgttcCTTACATTAAcactatcaattatttgctgaaagtggacaactcatTAAATCCTATTTTTTCCTGGCAGGTTGCACAGTGGAAGAGGCTTTAGAAGCCGCATCTCTTCATCCAGCGCAACTTCTAGGGGTGCAGCATCGGAAGGGGACACTTGATTTTGGAGCAGATGCAGGTAAGACTTATAGATATGTAAGTCTTCTGACCATGTAAAGGAGTTTTTAAAGATATTTCTTTCCTAATGTACAGGCAATGCTATGACATAAGAAATAAAGCTATTGTTGCCCATTTTCTTGGCTGCTGCTTCCAGTGATTCATTCTGCATCAGGATATGATAACATGGCTGCAACGTGGAAGTGCCGCTGCTgtagccatgtaaacaaacatatcCTGGCAGTGGCGTTTCTTCTACAACTCTGATGTATGACATGGACAAATGCTTTAAAGGGGAGAACCTGTCCCTGCCCTTCTTGTGGGCTTCCTGCTCTTTTGTTGTTTATGTCCTTTTCAAAAAAGATAGTGaaccataaagggaacctgtcaccaacttttACACAAAAAcaagtagtgacaggttcccatagagccatattaCCACATGGGCACCTTTCATTTACCTAAAAAAATCCTTTCCTCACAACCCAATTAGAATAACTTTATTTGCTTAGCTGGTATCCAGACACACACTGCAGTGAGCCAGAGGTGGCGAGGCCTCCACAGCCGAGTCGAGTGGCCCCTACTGTCCTCACTCAGTAACAAAACACCCCCTTGAGATACCCGATGAGTGTCGTAATGGGTTTGCGTCCTCCTTCAGCTCACTGCGCATGCGTAAATTCACTCCTTATGTTGCTAAGTAAAGCTGCGCATACGCAGTGAACGGGCAAAGGACGCAAACTCACTCCGAAGCTTCCTGTTTTTGTGAAaaaggtggtgacaggtttcctttaaataggttttccactctgtatatatccatagtatagatcaggggtcaggaacctttttggttgagagagccatgaatgccacatattttaaaatgttattttttaagagccgtaccatatgcacatgcctcccagtagaaaggattattccagcacatgcccccaagtagatagctagccacagcacatgctcccattagacagctagccacagcacatgctcccattagacagctagccacagcaaaaaataaaaagaatattcacttgcaGCCAACTCCTCAtgactcccacgctcttctctttgactcgggcttagacgatggcggcaatggcgcctgggtcgtacaaaggacataggcaaTGGCCACATCGCTGTGTCCAGTGATcggtctaagagacacacagcagccatcgctatttattaaagatctgtctgagagccagatgcagccaacaaaagagccatatctggctcccgagccataggttccctacccctgttatAGATCATCAATATTGTGGGGATCTGACACTGACCAGCTGCATCCATTCAGTTTGACGCAGTTACGTGGCCTGACCACTACACAATGAAGTGAGATGTTCTTCCTGCTCCATCCACTGTTTTGCTTCAAGTTTCAGAGCCAGACAAAATTTGCTgaccatacattacacagtactGGATAGGTCAGTAAACTAGAACCTGGAAACCCCCGTAAACCAAAAAGAATCTGCCTGTCCAACACGGACATCCATGCCATAAACGTGAATAAGGGAAATATTTCTTTATGCCGCATTCATTGAAAGAATATGACAAACTTTATTAGAGTTTTCAGATCAACACATTTTTCATTTCATCTCTTGTCTGATATTAATTTGTCTTTTTCCTGTTTCTCAGATTTTATACAACTTGACGACAGCCTGAATGTAAAAGCCACCTATATAGCGGGAGAAGAAGTTTATAGCTCCCTGGCAATCTTAGGATCATCTGGACAGTCGTCTTAGAATATTTCCTGCTACTGTGCCTTATGTACTGGCTGCTTTATTGTGCATGACGGCCACAAGATGTCGCCAGAGTCCTGATTCTGTCATGATGCAAAATGGCCGCCATCCATTTCTGTGTTATGGTGAGGCCTTGTGGCTCAGTGACTGGAGAGGGACAGCTGGAGTAAATGTGGGTGATAAGATGCTATGCTGTAACTATCAAGCACTTCTAAAGCCATTTGTACATTGCAGTACATGTACTCAGAGATATTGCCATATCTATCACTCCTGGAAGCCATTTTGTGTCTATATTCAGGATTCACACAGGTCCTAAGATGGCAAACAATAATTTATGGCATTGGAAATGATtagaaagccataaaaaaacaaaactattaaCAGGTTGCTGGTGTTGTTGCACATCAGCATCATTCCCTCATATGctgcagagctgcaataccacacacgacCTGTTATAGTCATGGCGCTGTTCTGTTTAACCCATAACCTTAAAGGGATGACAAAATTCACTTTGTCGTGTCCATGTGCAAGTATCTCTGCTAGATTAGGTATAATTTACGCTAACATTCTGGTGTAAGTTGTAGTAAATTTTCTCCGGACACAGGGATTTCACCCATGTCCTTCCAAATATTTCCCAGAGTGCGtttacagaaagaaaaaaaaaatcagaagaagagcctccattttttttttttgtcattaagCTGATAAGTCGAGTGATACTCCCCTGTGCCCACTATATCTATTTATACGTAGGGGACCCCTATAATGATACAGTTTAGAAATTTTGTGCTTACAACTGTGTGAGCCTCAAAATCTGCCTTTTTTTTGGGAGACTTTCCCACATACAATATGGCTGCCTCCATGGTGTGTACCACACAGTTATTAAGCACCaggacacatatatacactccatCACTTTGGTTCCTTTCCTCCAGAGGCATTCTTTTTTGCTGTGAGACATaccggtatataaaaaaaaattatttttttaatgatttgcaGAATTTAAGGGAGGGTCTTGATAATCGCACCCACCCAGCGTTAATATGTTTATGGCTACTTTGGGCTGTTCCGTAAATTATCCTAATGCTTTTTCCAGGTACCCACTTAAAGGggctgataatcagtcactttaCAGATTTTATAGTTCAGAGCCAGACAGGTTTTATGAAAGGTGTAATCGTCCAGGCGACTGTATTATTTGTGATGTCATCCAATTTCTCTTTGCTTAAGCCCATATATTGGCAATGGTGCTATACGCTGCCTTCatcttctctcttatataatCTGGTTCTTCCATTTCTGACTACACTGCTCTCTGCACATCTTTGTACTCCGTTATCCTTCATGTATTATAGATTTATAACAACTGTGATTGCTTATCCAATTTCCAAAGGAGAATATACTGTAAAATGCTTATTATATGACTTTTCGGTTACTTATTATAAAAGACGCCCACCAATCGTGGAGGGTTTTCATTGTTGGTCAGGGCAGAGGTTTTCATTGTACAGTCAGGGCAGAGAAGAGGCTTTTTGGTGCTTTAGGTGGATAAGGCCATACATTTTTGCACCATGACAATGTCATCCTACCCATCTACCAGGAATATTGCACTAATAATTTGTACACCAAGACGTATAACATTTATATAAGGCCTCATGTGCATGAATGTTGTTTGTGTGgccaattttttttgtataggctcatacacacagcagtgGTTTCTGTGGCCCCCGTGTACGAGAGAACTGCATGTGCCacacaaccagagcaggtcctcTTCCTACCCATGGTTCAGCCAGTATCTTCTCCTCTCATTGACCTATGAGTGGACCTCAGACACAATGACATAAAGACTTCAAACAGATGTTCATGTGAAGGAGATCTAAAGGTAAAAGTATAGAGGAGAGCAGCCAGAGCTGAGGTGGCACCCTAGGCCATCACCTACCTCTGCCTACCCCTTGTCCTGGGCCTGATTACAGTATATGCTGCAATAGTCTAAGGGGGTAGACCATTATAATGGGAAACCGTTTTTCACTTCCAGGTCCGTTTCAGAAGATTGTGCAGTGAACTGGAGTCGCTGCTTTCCTATGGATTACCATCCTGTTTCAATGCCATGATGTCTTAGAATGGGACAGTTGTCCCACAAGATGGAAGAGACTCAGAGTAGATGACTGTGATGATAAGATTCTGGTCTGGAAAATACAACTCAAATATGGTCTTCATTTTGCAGACTGCCCATTTCGGCACCCATAGGGATACGATCCGATTCCTGCATGTCACTTGTGATTTAGTTCTGTATAGTTGCAATCAAATTAATTTGTCCCTTGTAGTCAGTCAAGGGTAAGAGTTGAGTATACTCTGTTGCCGTTCATTCTACAGAACCAGAGGAGTTGTGGTTTTCCGCATATGCACGGATCTCTGACACCATCGCCAGTGCGCAACATGTGGTTGGGGCATCACTGACAACATAAGTGGCGTGAATATATACGGTGTGTACATGATGTAGTTCTGATACGGCCGGCTGCTTCAAATAAGACATTTGGCCCATAATTCAGAACAAAATTATCATTTAGTGACCGTTTCATATTAACAGTACATGAAAATgtcgcaatttttttttcattaattttatGCCCAGCTTCATGGACGTATGGTATATTTGCACAAGGCGAAGTGCAGGGAGGGGTTTTACTAGCAGTATTGGTGCAAAAATACCCCTGGGTCTACCATATCCATAATCTACATAAAACTCATGTTTCTCAAAATAAAAGCAAGAACATGAATAACAACAGTATATTATATAAGACACATGCAGCAGCTCCATAGGCTTGTTAGATGTGTTAGACCAAGGTAAGTGTAAGTTCTTTATTCTTTTACACCACCCGCAGACTATTAAAAACCTTACACCTTGTCTGATGAGGAATCTTTGCTTAGGATACAGTACAATACCATATACCTCCTAACCCAGTCATGCCAATGCTTCATAGTCAATAAACTCCAGTCTTGGGCAGAGACAATACAGCAACTACTGGGCTTTGTATAAAGACTCTCATCTCATCTCATCTCATTAGGGCATGTAGGGTAATGGTACATAACTTTTTCGGGGTCAATGTCATTATGAACCAATCCTAATACCAGCTCATTTCCCACCAGTTTCTGCCACACAAGTAATATCCTAACAAAGTGCCCTTACAGGCAATCACATGTAGCTATGTCTATCCCGGCTACATGTGACTCTTATTTACTCTCGCACAGGGACATAACGACAAGCATTATGTACAGTGCAAGTATAGAAAAGGATTAGAAATTTACCGCCACTTTGTCCCAAAACAGTGCCACATCTGTTtttcaggttgtgtgtggtattgcaacaaaGCTTTAGGGCAGATTCATAATGGcgtgtgttttttgtgtccatTACGGGTtgtctccccatacacaaaaaaaaagaactgaagTTTTAACGTTGGTAAGAAAACACAACGCCTGGTACACCAGCCTCATCAGTGGGGGGAAAAAACCGGACCTGTCAtcagttttattttttggctttttGACTTTTTCACACATTCATGAACATAATAGGACATCTGTGAAAATCACTGAGCCACGGATGTGAAATGCAACCCCATTGTGAAAGAGTGAACCCCAGAATTTTTTTACAAAAGCATGTTTTTTCAAAGCTAGACATCCTTAAAGCATTTTGCAGTTTAGGCAGCATTTCCTTTGCATTATCAGTAACTAGTGTTTGCGCTTTCCTAGTAATAAGTTGCACACATGACAAGATTCCGTCATGGTTAACAAACACAAAGTGCCGCTCCTCcagctctgtgtagtcccaggtaaTCGCGGTACTGCTTTGTACGGAACTTTTACTGCGGTATCAATTTCCGCACGGGGAAAATAAGCGAACGGACACAGTAAGGgagtgaattcacggccggaccGTTCCAGCCATGCGTTGTTGGGAAGGTATACACATGTTCACCAGGCTGTCTTGTATGTATAAATACGGTGTCTATGTATGTATTGTGTCTTTGTATGTTGTTATAACTGCTATGTGTGTTTATACATTTTCTCTATACTGATATATGAcaacactacaagtcccagcatgcaggGTGTACACATAAGTGGTGATCAGCTGGACTGACTATTTAATGACCATTTTACATGTATAATGTCATCTGTTTTATGTTTTTCTGAAGCACTGTTATGAATGTATCCGGATGCAGAGTAATCTTACACAGATATGGAGGAGGTGAGTGACACTTCTAAAGTTACAGATATTAATCACTATTATGGCTCATTGGGTCTCTATTACACCTGACCGTAGATTAACTAGTAGAGGGGCCTGACCAACCGCCTAAACCACTCTGTTGTCTCAATGCAAAAAGGTTTACTGAAAGTCAATTTCTTGAAAATTCAGTAACTTCATAGTCTTCcctggttgtttttttttagtcttAAAGGTTCAATAATCCTAATCCTAAAGTAATTAAGACCCCTTCCATAAATACAGACCACAGACAAGATATCTCCTGTAAATTGAGATCCCCCACAAAAATGTAGAACGCGAAGCATACCTTTTAGAGTTGTACTGACCCCGGTGCTGAACTACTAAATATATGCAGAACCTAGAGGTGACAGTCTATACAGATACCCCTACAAAAATGCAGATCACTATAAATACAGACCCAAGGGGAAGTCACCTCCTACATAAATACAGACCCACCGATGTAAATCTATACTCCTgggtaatacagaccccagaagagacgccgccctacgcggctgctacagaccccagaagagacgccgccctacgcggctgctacagaccccagaagagacgccgccctacgcggctgctacagaccccagaagagacgccgccctacgcggctgctacagaccccagaagagacgccgccctacgcggctgctacagaccccagaagagacgccgccctacgcggctgctacagaccccagaagagacgccgccctacgcggctgctacagaccccagaagagacgccgccctacgcggctgctacagaccccagaagagacgccgccctacgcggctgctacagaccccagaagagacgccgccctacgcggctgctacagaccccagaagagacgccgccctacgcggctgctacagaccccagaagagacgccgccctacgcggctgctacagaccccagaagagacgccgccctacgcggctgctacagaccccagaagagacgccgccctacgcggctgctacagaccccagaagagacgccgccctacgcggctgctacagaccccagaagagacgccgccctacgcggctgctacagaccccagaagagacgccgccctacgcggctgctacagaccccagaagagacgccgccctacgcggctgctacagaccccagaagagacgccgccctacgcggctgctacagaccccagaagagacgccgccctacgcggctgctacagaccccagaagagacgccgccctacgcggctgctacagaccccagaagagacgccgccctacgcggctgctacagaccccagaagagacgccgccctacgcggctgctacagaccccagaagagacgccgccctacgcggctgctacagaccccagaagagacgccgccctacgcggctgctacagaccccagaagagacgccgccctacgcggctgctacagaccccagaagagacgccgccctacgcggctgctacagaccccagaagagacgccgccctacgcggctgctacagaccccagaagagacgccgccctacgcggctgctacagaccccagaagagacgccgccctacgcggctgctacagaccccagaagagacgccgccctacgcggctgctacagaccccagaagagacgccgccctacgcggctgctacagaccccagaagagacgccgccctacgcggctgctacagaccccagaagagacgccgccctacgcggctgctacagaccccagaagagacgccgccctacgcggctgctacagaccccagaagagacgccgccctacgcggctgctacagaccccagaagagacgccgccctacgcggctgctacagaccccagaagagacgccgccctacgcggctgctacagaccccagaagagacgccgccctacgcggctgctacagaccccagaagagacgccgccctacgcggctgctacagaccccagaagagacgccgccctacgcggctgctacagaccccagaagagacgccgccctacgcggctgctacagaccccagaagagacgccgccctacgcggctgctacagaccccagaagagacgccgccctacgcggctgctacagaccccagaagagacgccgccctacgcggctgctacagaccccagaagagacgccgccctacgcggctgctacagaccccagaagagacgccgccctacgcggctgctacagaccccagaagagacgccgccctacgcggctgctacagaccccagaagagacgccgccctacgcggctgctacagaccccagaagagacgccgccctacgcggctgctacagaccccagaagagacgccgccctacgcggctgctacagaccccagaagagacgccgccctacgcggctgctacagaccccagaagagacgccgccctacgcggctgctacagaccccagaagagacgccgccctacgcggctgctacagaccccagaagagacgccgccctacgcggctgctacagaccccagaagagacgccgccctacgcggctgctacagaccccagaagagacgccgccctacgcggctgctacagaccccagaagagacgccgccctacgcggctgctacagaccccagaagagacgccgccctacgcggctgctacagaccccagaagagacgccgccctacgcggctgctacagaccccagaagagacgccgccctacgcggctgctacagaccccagaagagacgccgccctacgcggctgctacagaccccagaagagacgccgccctacgcggctgctacagaccccagaagagacgccgccctacgcggctgctacagaccccagaagagacgccgccctacgcggctgctacagaccccagaagagacgccgccctacgcggctgctacagaccccagaagagacgccgccctacgcggctgctacagaccccagaagagacgccgccctacgcggctgctacagaccccagaagagacgccgccctacgcggctgctacagaccccagaagagacgccgccctacgcggctgctacagaccccagaagagacgccgccctacgcggctgctacagaccccagaagagacgccgccctacgcggctgctacagaccccagaagagacgccgccctacgcggctgctacagaccccagaagagacgCCGCCCTACGCGGCTGCTACAGACCCCCGAAGAGACGCCGCCCTACGCGGCTGCTACAGACCCCCGAAGAGACGCCGCCCTACGCGGCTGCTACAGACCCCCGAAGAGACGCCGCCCTACGCGGCTGCTACAGACCCCCGAAGAGACGCCGCCCTACGCGGCTGCTACAGACCCCCGAAGAGACGCCGCCCTACGCGAATACAATAAATGCCCCATATTAGAACCCTTACTTAAACACAGACCTACCTATTAAAATACAGACCTCGTAGCAAACTCTACCAATAAATACTACAGGGCCGACCGCCACCACATTTATTGTGAGGGAGGAGTATACATTTAGTAGTATCACTAGCCAGTCTTTAAAAGAATATAAGTAATACTTAGAAAAACCTAAACCATTACAGTAAGCGGTGCTCATGGATATAGACATGTCTAAACTGAACTTGCAGTCACTTTCTGCGTTTTCTGTGTCTCAGGCTCCCAAAGGGACGTTTGAAGATGAGTTGGAATGGTGCATTAATCAGCTGGAAACTGGACTGCTGCGCCGCAACCCCACTCCAAGACAAGGTGTGCACTTATATTGGGATGTGACCCTTCACAGGGAACAGAGATGCCATTGTCCTGCAAATGCCATAGCAGAACACACATTGTGGTTTATAGTAGTCTGTATTCTGGCTGCGGATCAGGCTGTCAGAAAACGGATTGTATCTACTCATGGGCTTCACAAAATATAGTCTTATGTTATGGCGGTAATCTTATACTTCTCCAACTACGGGTAATGCCATGGCCTCAGAAGGTGCAGTCCATTTTGTCTATAGACTGTTTGATTTGCATGGAACTAACCTGCAATACCGGACACATCCTCTGGTCAGGAGTGGCGCAGTCTTCTTAGAATAGTATGGTTTCTTAATACTGTTTATTCCGCAGTGACAGACACTCAGCGGGTGCTGCGGGTCCTACGCTCTCGAAAAGCGCCATTTGTGAAGAAGAGGCAGGTGATGAATCAAGTATTCGGAAATTACCGATTGAAAATGGCTGAAGAGAGACGTGTGCAAGAACAAGCAGGTAAGCATATTAAATATTTATAGGGGTTGACTGAGTTTTGGTCAGCAGCTCTTTCTTAAATTTGCATTTTTCTGGTTAATGGGCCTTGAAGGTATTGCTATTTATGGAGTGAATATAGACCTATAATATAGACCTTATCCATTGATCATGAATTTCTAAACTCTGGGTCCCTCTGAGATCATTATTGGACTGATTTTGCTTTGATTGCTCTAGTTAAATACCTATATagaggttgtaccaagtttgattgtgttatcctatccacaggacaggggatAGCAATCTGATTGTTGAGGGTCCAAATGCTGGGAACACTTCTAATCACAAGAACAAGTGTCCTATTCTCAGTAATGGTTGGAGCAGCAGGTGGAGAATGTGTCCTACCacaccattcaatactatggaagcATCGGACATTGTCTGGCACAGCGATAGGGTATCAGATTAGCAGGGTCTAAAACTCCAGTGAGTTGCTACTTTGCGACATGTTACAtccatttgtcatgctttgtacagcgctgcggaatctgtgtgcactatataaataaagaattattattatttgtctccTAGCTTGTTTGCAGCTCAATCCAATGCAAGTGAGTAGGGCTGAGATGAAATACTAAGCATAGCCACTATATGGTGTACAGCACAATGCTTGGTAAAGAGGGAAGTAAATGCAGGGCTTGTCTGAACGCTGTCAATCATCATGGATTGATGATCAGTAGTAAATTACACCCTTTTTAAAGCTTTTATTTTGTCTTTGGCCTTATTCAAGGTGTAAAGAGTTCCCTAGCATTTAGATGTAAATGGTGCCTCTTCTATCAGTCATGGCATCAAGGGATCCTAGGGTTAGGTTTTCAACTCAATATGATctgattaaaggaacactccagtcaaagctgattCTTTGAATTATACACTGTGAAGGGCCTGAAGGGAAGAGTGTTTTATTTTCTATGTATTtctagaacctagagtcctgctcctcccttcaggccctgcgccATGTATTCTTCGATTAATTTGCTTTGactagagtgttcctttaatgaTTGCGTTCACCTCCACTGCTTTGTTCCTAATAGATTAACTTACTTAGATTACTTATTGATTACCTAATAACTTTCTTTTCTCTAAGCCAAAAAGCCCCCAGAACCTCAGATCCAAGAAGTGACCACTCGGGATGCTCAAAGTGTCGCCTATCGAAAGAGTACAAAGGAAGTACAAAGCGGCACTGGGCACTGGTTCACACCGTCCTCCAGTGAATTTGCCTTCAATTTCTTCCCCAATCAACAACATCAGGGTAATCTTGAGGATGGGCTGGAAGACCAGGCCACAGAGGGGCAATGTACGGAGTCACCAGCTAGCCAGCAGCACAATGCTTTATGTTTAGAAGGACCCTCACAGTTCACCTTTAATTTTCTGATCACAGAAGAAGCATGTACTTCTTCGGGGAGCTCTGTAACTCCGCTGACTACACAGGACGCTGTGGGTGACCACAATATGGCGCCACTAGCTTCACAAGAAAACAAGTCCCAGAACTGCGCAAACTCCGACACCACGATCGGCACTTCCAGGGTAACAGCAAATAAGACTGGAAAAACTGAAGACAAATCTACAGCAGATcccccaaagaagaagaaaaagtccAAGTCTAAGAACATGGCTGACCAGACGCAGAGCAAAGCGGATGAATGTAAACGAAATGTGGATCCAGTTCCACCCCCTAAGGAAGAGCTAAAGGTAAAAACATGGGGCTCAGGAGCTTGGGCTGCAGCTAAGCAGGTTTTTCAAATTTGGGTGCTGAACCACATCCTGCATGATGTATGGTTAGAACGTCAAACATGGCTGTCCAACTTATTTCTGCCCAAACCCAAAAGATTCTTTTAGTTTCACTTGGCTGTATACCAGGGCTACAAGcgggtttagaaaaaaaaaatgtttgtgtttcaGAAGCAGTCCCACAATTGTCCATGGGTACTGTCTCAAATTTGAGCTGTGGCCTATGAAAGAGAATTATTCTGGACTGTAATACCATATGCAACCTTTTAACACACGTGGTGCTGTTTTTATAAGCTGGCTTTTCAAGGGGGTTTCTCACATCTGGGGAAAAAAAGGGCCTCATGTCTGATTGGACCGGAATGAATG
This window contains:
- the C8H8orf33 gene encoding UPF0488 protein C8orf33 homolog — protein: MEEAPKGTFEDELEWCINQLETGLLRRNPTPRQVTDTQRVLRVLRSRKAPFVKKRQVMNQVFGNYRLKMAEERRVQEQAAKKPPEPQIQEVTTRDAQSVAYRKSTKEVQSGTGHWFTPSSSEFAFNFFPNQQHQGNLEDGLEDQATEGQCTESPASQQHNALCLEGPSQFTFNFLITEEACTSSGSSVTPLTTQDAVGDHNMAPLASQENKSQNCANSDTTIGTSRVTANKTGKTEDKSTADPPKKKKKSKSKNMADQTQSKADECKRNVDPVPPPKEELKSGPEELRRELDWCVEQLEIGLQRQKSTPKQVEEALRAIKTLRGEKVPLVKKRQVMRLMFGDYRHKMEEERVKQLRLMQNAAKSAKMTEVTLTTRQNSSKVFRKSIHKSANSVAAKFAAPSDPQGTSDHNVTASSSSQQEFIFRPSQEAFCFNFFS